The Rhizobium sp. BT03 genome has a window encoding:
- the purU gene encoding formyltetrahydrofolate deformylase, with product MRSYVLTVSCTSTRGIVAAISSYLAQKGCNIIDSSQFDDLDTGKFFMRVSFISEEGLSGTEIGADFAAVAAPFEMDYEFHDSEKRMKVLLMVSRFGHCLNDLLYRWKIGALPIDIVGVVSNHFDYQKVVVNHDIPFHHIPVTKANKVQAEAHIMEVAEQTGTELIVLARYMQILSDEMCQKMSGKIINIHHSFLPSFKGANPYKQAYGRGVKLIGATAHYVTADLDEGPIIEQDTARITHAQSPDDYVSIGRDVESQVLARAIHAHIHHRTFINGNRTVVFPASPGSYASERMG from the coding sequence ATGAGAAGCTATGTATTGACGGTATCCTGTACATCGACGCGCGGCATCGTTGCGGCGATTTCGAGCTATCTGGCGCAGAAGGGCTGCAACATCATCGACAGCTCGCAGTTCGACGATCTCGATACCGGCAAGTTCTTCATGCGCGTCTCCTTCATTTCGGAAGAGGGACTTTCCGGCACGGAGATCGGCGCCGATTTTGCCGCCGTCGCCGCACCATTCGAGATGGACTACGAATTTCACGACAGCGAGAAGCGCATGAAGGTGCTGCTGATGGTGTCGCGCTTCGGCCATTGTCTCAACGACCTGCTCTACCGCTGGAAGATCGGCGCCCTGCCGATCGACATCGTCGGCGTCGTCTCCAACCATTTCGACTACCAGAAGGTCGTCGTCAACCACGACATCCCCTTCCACCATATTCCGGTCACCAAGGCCAACAAGGTGCAGGCCGAAGCCCATATCATGGAGGTGGCCGAGCAGACCGGCACCGAGCTGATCGTGCTTGCCCGCTACATGCAGATCCTGTCGGACGAGATGTGCCAGAAGATGTCGGGCAAGATCATCAACATCCACCATTCCTTCCTGCCGAGCTTCAAGGGCGCCAATCCCTACAAGCAGGCCTATGGCCGCGGCGTCAAGCTGATCGGGGCCACCGCCCATTACGTCACCGCCGATCTCGACGAAGGCCCGATCATCGAGCAGGACACGGCCCGCATCACCCATGCGCAGTCGCCCGACGACTACGTCTCGATCGGCCGCGACGTCGAAAGCCAGGTGCTGGCCCGCGCCATCCACGCCCATATCCACCATCGCACCTTCATCAACGGCAACCGCACCGTCGTCTTCCCGGCAAGCCCGGGCAGCTACGCTTCCGAACGCATGGGTTGA
- a CDS encoding aminotransferase: protein MTDEALVDRMSLPRPNVTVADAEEILLAHYSLSGTITELGSQQDRNYRVDSDRGRYVLKICHAAYETRELEAQNAAIHHLKGKQDAPRVPNVIASNEGREIVVLTVRGQGYQVRLLEYLEGQGLTELTYLAPASVAALGALCAKLAQALADFNHPGLDRSLQWDLRRAGPVAVQLLSAITDSAARDRIAKTMVMAVRRIQPLAPSLRLQAVHHDVTGDNVVGHRSAHGQIIPDGVIDFGDIIRGWLVGDLAVTCASLLHHAEGDPFHILPAVTAYQAIYPLTEEELKALWPLIVARAVILVASSEQQISVDPDNDYVRGNLDRERAIFDTAMSVPFELMEAAILQAAGGDVAAPETSEWLPLLPDIDPAGIAYVDLGVRSPHFSAGNWLNADMDWRLLARAATENGTAATRYGEYRLSRAGTAGRQATCALHIDICLAAGSAVAAPFAGRIGWKDQHLTLTGDGTTLHLDGLDPSVEDGAELAGGDPLGTVVGEASSLGGLRVQLCSLAGLEPPLFATPRETAAWSMLCPSPSPLLGPGADAPKPETAALLARRQAHLAGAQKNYYAAPPQIERGWKEHLFDVEGRAYLDMVNNVSILGHGHPKLAAAINAQWLRLNTNSRFHYAAITEFSERLAALLPDGLDAVFLVNSGSEANDLAIRLAQAHSGARNMLCLLEAYHGWSSVSDAVSTSIADNPEALTTRPDWVHAVVSPNTYRGAFRGPDTAAGYLGAITPVLEAIDAGGEGLAGFICESVYGNAGGIPLPDGYLTQVYAEVRARGGLCIADEVQVGYSRLGHYFWGFEQQGVVPDIVTVAKGMGNGHPLGAVITTREIARSLEKEGTFFSSTGGSPVSCVAGMTVLDIMAEEKLQENAREVGDHLKARLAALIDRHPIAGAVHGMGLYLGLEFVRDRTTLEPATEETAAICDRLLSLGVIMQPTGDHQNVLKIKPPLCLSIDSADFFADMLEKVLDEGW from the coding sequence ATGACCGACGAGGCGCTTGTTGATCGCATGTCGCTGCCGCGTCCCAACGTGACCGTTGCCGACGCGGAAGAGATCCTTCTTGCCCATTACAGCCTGTCAGGCACCATCACCGAACTCGGCAGTCAGCAGGATCGGAACTACCGCGTCGATAGCGATCGCGGCCGCTACGTCCTGAAGATCTGCCATGCCGCTTACGAGACCCGCGAACTCGAAGCGCAGAATGCAGCGATCCATCACCTCAAGGGCAAGCAGGATGCGCCACGCGTTCCCAATGTGATTGCCAGCAATGAGGGGCGGGAGATCGTCGTGCTGACGGTGCGCGGGCAGGGCTACCAAGTCCGGCTGCTGGAATATCTGGAAGGCCAGGGGCTGACGGAACTGACCTACCTGGCGCCGGCTTCCGTTGCGGCGCTCGGCGCGCTCTGCGCCAAGCTGGCGCAGGCGCTTGCCGATTTCAACCATCCCGGCCTCGACCGCAGCCTGCAATGGGATCTGAGGCGGGCCGGGCCGGTCGCGGTGCAACTGCTTTCCGCCATCACCGACAGTGCCGCGCGCGACCGGATCGCCAAGACCATGGTGATGGCCGTTCGCCGCATCCAGCCCTTGGCGCCGTCGCTTCGGCTGCAGGCGGTGCATCACGACGTCACCGGCGATAATGTCGTCGGTCATCGCAGTGCCCATGGCCAAATCATTCCCGACGGAGTGATCGATTTCGGCGACATCATCCGCGGCTGGCTGGTCGGCGACCTCGCCGTCACCTGCGCCTCGCTGCTGCATCATGCCGAGGGCGACCCTTTTCATATCCTGCCTGCCGTCACCGCCTATCAAGCGATCTATCCGCTGACCGAGGAGGAATTGAAGGCGCTCTGGCCATTGATCGTCGCCCGCGCGGTCATTCTCGTCGCCAGCAGCGAGCAGCAGATTTCGGTCGATCCCGACAACGACTATGTCCGCGGCAATCTCGATCGCGAGCGGGCGATCTTCGATACGGCGATGTCGGTTCCCTTCGAATTGATGGAAGCAGCAATCCTCCAGGCCGCCGGCGGCGATGTCGCCGCCCCGGAAACATCGGAATGGCTGCCGCTGCTGCCCGACATCGATCCCGCCGGGATCGCCTATGTCGATCTCGGGGTGCGGAGCCCGCATTTTTCCGCCGGCAACTGGCTGAATGCCGATATGGACTGGCGGCTGCTTGCCCGGGCTGCGACCGAAAACGGCACGGCGGCGACGCGCTACGGCGAATATCGGCTGTCCCGGGCGGGAACCGCCGGCAGACAGGCGACCTGCGCCCTGCATATCGATATATGCCTTGCCGCCGGCAGCGCGGTTGCCGCGCCCTTTGCCGGCCGCATCGGCTGGAAGGACCAGCATCTGACACTGACCGGCGACGGAACGACCCTGCACCTCGACGGGCTCGACCCCTCGGTCGAGGATGGCGCCGAGCTTGCCGGCGGCGACCCGCTCGGCACGGTCGTCGGCGAGGCTTCGTCGCTCGGCGGACTGCGCGTCCAGCTTTGCAGCCTCGCGGGGCTGGAGCCGCCGCTCTTTGCCACGCCGCGCGAGACGGCGGCCTGGTCGATGCTCTGCCCTTCGCCCTCGCCGCTTCTCGGCCCTGGAGCCGATGCACCGAAACCTGAAACCGCTGCGCTGCTCGCCAGGCGGCAGGCGCATCTGGCAGGGGCGCAGAAGAATTATTACGCGGCGCCGCCGCAGATCGAGCGCGGCTGGAAGGAGCATCTGTTCGATGTCGAGGGCCGCGCCTATCTCGATATGGTCAACAATGTCTCCATTCTCGGCCATGGCCATCCCAAGCTTGCGGCGGCGATCAATGCCCAATGGCTGCGGCTCAACACCAACTCACGCTTCCACTATGCCGCGATCACGGAATTTTCCGAACGGCTCGCAGCACTTTTACCGGACGGGCTCGACGCGGTCTTCCTGGTCAACAGCGGCTCGGAGGCGAACGATCTGGCGATCCGGCTGGCGCAGGCTCACAGCGGCGCGCGCAACATGCTCTGCCTGCTCGAAGCCTATCATGGCTGGTCGTCGGTAAGCGACGCCGTTTCCACCTCGATCGCCGACAATCCTGAGGCGCTGACCACCCGGCCGGACTGGGTGCATGCGGTCGTGTCGCCGAATACCTATCGCGGCGCATTCCGCGGCCCCGATACGGCCGCCGGCTATCTCGGCGCGATAACGCCGGTGCTGGAGGCGATCGACGCCGGCGGCGAGGGCCTTGCCGGCTTCATCTGCGAATCGGTCTACGGCAATGCCGGCGGCATCCCGCTGCCGGACGGGTATCTCACCCAGGTCTATGCTGAGGTGCGCGCCCGCGGCGGCCTCTGCATCGCCGATGAGGTGCAGGTCGGTTATTCCAGGCTTGGGCATTATTTCTGGGGCTTCGAGCAGCAAGGGGTCGTGCCCGACATCGTCACCGTCGCCAAGGGCATGGGCAACGGCCATCCGCTCGGCGCCGTCATCACCACCCGGGAAATCGCTCGGTCGCTGGAGAAGGAGGGCACGTTCTTTTCCTCCACCGGCGGCAGCCCGGTCAGCTGCGTCGCCGGCATGACGGTTCTCGACATCATGGCCGAGGAGAAACTGCAGGAAAATGCGCGAGAGGTCGGCGATCATCTGAAGGCGCGGCTTGCCGCACTGATCGACCGCCACCCGATCGCCGGCGCCGTGCACGGCATGGGCCTCTATCTCGGCCTCGAATTCGTCCGCGACAGAACGACGCTGGAGCCGGCGACCGAAGAGACGGCGGCCATCTGCGACCGGCTGCTGAGCCTCGGTGTCATCATGCAGCCGACCGGCGATCACCAAAATGTGCTGAAGATCAAACCGCCGCTCTGCCTCAGCATCGACAGCGCGGATTTCTTTGCGGACATGCTGGAAAAGGTGCTCGACGAAGGCTGGTGA
- a CDS encoding P1 family peptidase — protein MPDLLNLITDIDGVSVGHATDLALGSGVTVIVFDAPAVASGTVLGGAPGGRDTGLLDPSMTVNAVDAFVLSGGSAFGLDAAGGVQAGLRELGRGFAVGPVRIPIVPQAILMDLLNGGNKDWGLHSPYRDMGYAALKAAAKGAFALGTAGAGTGATTATVKGGLGSASAVSSAGHRVAAIVAVNALGSATIGDGPHFWAAPFEKDAEFGGLGMPAVADHRMRLKGMNTPATTIGAVVTDAQLTKAEAHRLSVAGHDGLARALLPAHLPLDGDTIFAASTARYRRDDMASLMELCHLATIVMARAIARGVYAATALPAGGAQKAWRDRYADGQ, from the coding sequence TTGCCCGATCTTCTCAACCTCATCACCGATATCGACGGCGTTTCCGTCGGCCATGCGACCGACCTTGCGCTCGGTTCCGGTGTCACGGTCATCGTCTTCGATGCGCCGGCCGTCGCCTCCGGCACGGTGCTCGGCGGCGCGCCGGGCGGGCGCGACACCGGCCTGCTCGATCCGTCGATGACCGTCAACGCCGTCGATGCCTTCGTGCTCTCCGGCGGCTCCGCTTTCGGGCTGGATGCCGCTGGCGGCGTGCAGGCCGGATTGCGCGAACTCGGCCGCGGCTTCGCGGTCGGGCCGGTGCGCATACCGATCGTGCCGCAGGCGATCCTGATGGACCTGCTGAATGGCGGGAATAAGGATTGGGGGCTGCACTCACCCTATCGCGACATGGGCTATGCGGCACTGAAAGCCGCCGCCAAGGGCGCCTTCGCGCTCGGCACCGCGGGCGCCGGGACAGGGGCGACGACGGCCACCGTCAAGGGCGGGCTCGGCTCGGCGAGCGCCGTCAGCAGCGCCGGGCATCGCGTCGCGGCAATCGTCGCCGTCAATGCGCTCGGCTCGGCAACGATCGGCGACGGGCCGCATTTCTGGGCAGCCCCCTTCGAGAAAGACGCAGAATTCGGCGGGCTCGGCATGCCTGCGGTGGCCGATCACAGGATGCGGCTCAAGGGGATGAATACGCCGGCAACGACGATCGGCGCAGTGGTGACCGACGCACAGCTGACCAAGGCCGAGGCGCACCGGCTTTCGGTGGCCGGCCACGACGGTCTTGCCCGGGCGCTGCTGCCGGCGCACCTGCCGCTCGACGGCGATACGATTTTTGCCGCTTCGACGGCCAGATATCGCCGAGACGACATGGCGAGCCTGATGGAGCTTTGCCATCTTGCCACCATCGTCATGGCGCGGGCGATCGCCCGCGGCGTCTACGCGGCCACCGCGCTGCCGGCCGGGGGCGCGCAAAAGGCATGGCGCGACCGCTATGCCGACGGTCAATGA
- a CDS encoding LysR family transcriptional regulator produces MQIRALMYFDELVRTNSMRQAAENLNVAPTAISRQIENLESHFGAPLVERSSRGVKLTAAGELLAARAGRTLRELDHVQQLIEDLKGLQHGHVSIYANGATLTSLLAPVLAEFSLKYPKLRFTVTISSARQAVDAVSSAAADIAVTLFAPVMSGTKVRLRSEIAYDLIVAPQHPAAALPDIPLKRLADYPLALPEHSFGFRQAFDALIEKEGVDLDPVFVTSSIEMLKELVLSGAAATLLPALAVRREIETNQLRAIPLAGKTGIRTHVDLCVAPDRQLSFAAATLVDFIENFMRQRMDVKD; encoded by the coding sequence ATGCAGATCCGGGCGCTGATGTATTTCGACGAGCTGGTCAGGACCAATTCGATGCGCCAGGCGGCCGAAAATCTCAATGTGGCGCCGACGGCGATCAGCCGGCAGATCGAAAACCTCGAATCTCATTTCGGCGCGCCGCTGGTCGAGCGCAGCTCCCGCGGTGTCAAGCTGACGGCTGCCGGCGAACTGCTTGCCGCCCGCGCCGGCCGGACGCTGCGCGAACTCGATCACGTGCAGCAGCTGATCGAAGACTTGAAGGGTCTGCAACACGGCCATGTCAGCATCTATGCCAATGGCGCCACACTCACCAGCCTGCTGGCGCCGGTGCTTGCGGAATTCAGCCTGAAATATCCAAAGCTGCGCTTTACGGTGACGATCAGCAGTGCACGGCAGGCCGTCGACGCCGTCAGCAGCGCTGCGGCGGATATCGCCGTGACGCTGTTTGCGCCGGTCATGTCAGGCACCAAGGTCCGGCTGCGTTCCGAGATCGCCTATGATCTTATCGTCGCGCCGCAGCATCCGGCTGCGGCGCTGCCCGATATCCCCTTGAAGAGACTTGCCGACTACCCGCTGGCGCTGCCGGAGCATTCCTTTGGCTTCCGTCAGGCCTTCGACGCGCTGATCGAAAAGGAGGGAGTGGATCTCGATCCCGTTTTCGTCACGAGTTCGATCGAGATGCTGAAGGAGCTGGTCCTCAGCGGGGCTGCCGCCACGTTACTGCCGGCGCTTGCCGTTCGCCGCGAGATCGAAACCAACCAGCTGCGCGCCATCCCGCTTGCCGGCAAGACCGGCATTCGCACCCATGTCGACCTCTGCGTCGCGCCGGACCGGCAGCTGTCTTTTGCGGCGGCGACCCTGGTCGACTTCATAGAAAACTTCATGCGCCAACGCATGGACGTCAAAGACTGA
- a CDS encoding ABC transporter substrate-binding protein, with product MIKVFFAPSARFARQISLRAALTAGLVMAAMAPAEAAKTTLTLGMSVEPTGLDPTIAAPVAIGQVTWQNVFEGLVTIDQAGKIRPQLAKNWEISPDGLTYTLKLQSGVRFHDGEAFDAASAKFSLDRARGADSVNPQKRFFASIASIDTPDAETLVLHLSTPTGSLIYWLGWPASVMVAPKTAAGDKVTPVGTGPFKFVGWAKGDKVELEKNADYWNKAAAAKLDKVTFRFIADPQAQAAALKSGDLDAFPEFAAPELMSSFDGDTRLVTRIGNTELKVVAGMNNARKPFDDKRVRQALMMAIDRKTVIDGAWSGLGTPIGSHYTPNDPGYQDMTGVLPYDVEKAKALLAEAGYPNGFTFTIKSPQMAYAPRSAEVMQAMFAEIGVTMNIEPTEFPAKWVQDIMKDRNFDMTIVAHAEPLDIDIYGRDPYYFNYKNPVFNALMKKVQETTDPAAQNAIYGEAQKILAEDVPALYLFVMPKLGVWDRKLKGLWENEPIPSNVLSGVSWEE from the coding sequence ATGATCAAGGTTTTCTTCGCGCCTTCGGCGCGCTTCGCTCGGCAGATCTCCCTCAGGGCTGCGCTCACGGCCGGACTGGTGATGGCGGCGATGGCGCCGGCCGAGGCGGCCAAGACCACCCTCACCCTCGGCATGAGCGTCGAGCCGACCGGCCTCGACCCGACGATCGCGGCGCCGGTGGCGATCGGCCAGGTGACCTGGCAGAATGTGTTCGAGGGACTGGTGACGATCGACCAGGCCGGCAAGATCCGGCCGCAGCTGGCGAAAAACTGGGAGATTTCGCCCGATGGCCTGACCTATACGCTCAAGCTGCAGAGCGGCGTCAGATTCCATGACGGCGAGGCCTTCGATGCGGCGAGCGCCAAATTTTCGCTCGACCGCGCCCGCGGCGCGGATTCGGTCAATCCGCAGAAGCGCTTCTTCGCCTCGATCGCCTCGATCGATACGCCCGATGCCGAAACGCTGGTGCTGCATCTCTCGACGCCGACCGGCAGCCTGATCTACTGGCTCGGCTGGCCGGCTTCGGTGATGGTCGCGCCGAAGACGGCCGCCGGCGACAAGGTGACGCCGGTCGGCACCGGCCCCTTCAAATTCGTCGGCTGGGCGAAGGGCGACAAGGTCGAGTTGGAAAAGAATGCCGATTACTGGAACAAGGCTGCGGCCGCCAAGCTCGACAAGGTGACCTTCCGTTTCATCGCCGATCCGCAGGCGCAGGCGGCTGCGCTGAAATCCGGCGATCTCGATGCCTTTCCGGAATTTGCAGCACCCGAGCTGATGAGCTCCTTCGACGGTGATACCAGGCTCGTCACCCGGATCGGCAATACCGAGCTCAAGGTCGTCGCCGGCATGAACAATGCCAGGAAGCCGTTCGACGACAAGCGCGTGCGCCAGGCGCTGATGATGGCGATCGACCGCAAGACGGTGATCGACGGTGCATGGTCCGGCCTCGGCACGCCGATCGGCAGCCATTACACGCCGAACGATCCCGGCTATCAGGATATGACCGGCGTGCTTCCCTATGACGTCGAGAAGGCGAAAGCGCTGCTTGCCGAAGCCGGCTATCCCAACGGCTTCACCTTCACGATCAAATCGCCGCAGATGGCCTATGCGCCGCGCAGCGCCGAGGTGATGCAGGCGATGTTTGCCGAGATCGGCGTGACGATGAATATCGAGCCGACCGAATTTCCGGCGAAATGGGTCCAGGACATCATGAAGGACCGCAACTTCGACATGACCATCGTCGCCCATGCCGAGCCGCTCGACATCGACATCTACGGGCGCGATCCCTATTATTTCAATTACAAAAACCCAGTCTTCAACGCGCTGATGAAGAAGGTCCAGGAGACGACCGATCCCGCCGCGCAGAATGCGATCTATGGCGAGGCGCAGAAGATTCTCGCCGAAGACGTGCCGGCGCTCTACCTCTTCGTCATGCCGAAACTCGGGGTCTGGGATAGGAAGCTGAAGGGGCTGTGGGAGAACGAGCCGATCCCGTCCAATGTGTTGTCCGGGGTTTCGTGGGAGGAGTGA
- a CDS encoding ABC transporter permease yields MIALLARRFAGLLVTLVIVSLLIFAVMDLLPGDPASIMLGTSASPETLAALRHDLGLDQPLILRYGRWLAGLFSGDIGNSYTYGVPVAGLIVERLAVTLPLALMAVVLSVAIALPLGALAASRRGGLFGIIATLFSQVSIAVPAFWGALLLIILFSTMLGLMPAGGFPGWSAGLLPALQALVMPAVALAMPQAGVLTRVARSAVLETLHEDFARTAVAKGLSRGAVLWRHIVPNALIPILTMIGLQFTFLVAGAVLVENVFNLPGLGRLALQALSQRDIIVMQDVVLFFAALVILVNFIVDLSYLTIDPRMRKAV; encoded by the coding sequence ATGATCGCACTCCTCGCCCGCCGCTTCGCCGGCCTCCTCGTCACGCTCGTCATCGTCTCACTGCTGATCTTCGCCGTCATGGATCTCCTGCCCGGCGATCCCGCCTCGATCATGCTCGGCACCTCGGCAAGCCCGGAGACCTTGGCGGCGCTGCGGCATGATCTCGGGCTCGATCAGCCGCTCATCCTGCGTTACGGGCGATGGCTGGCCGGCCTATTCTCCGGCGATATCGGCAATTCCTACACCTATGGCGTTCCGGTCGCCGGGCTGATTGTCGAGAGGCTGGCGGTGACGCTGCCGCTGGCGCTAATGGCGGTCGTGCTTTCGGTGGCGATTGCCCTGCCGCTCGGGGCGCTGGCTGCGTCGCGTCGCGGCGGTCTCTTCGGCATCATCGCAACGCTGTTTTCGCAGGTCAGCATTGCCGTGCCCGCCTTCTGGGGGGCGCTGCTGCTGATCATCCTGTTTTCGACGATGCTCGGGCTGATGCCGGCCGGCGGCTTTCCGGGCTGGAGTGCCGGCCTTCTGCCGGCGTTGCAGGCGCTTGTCATGCCGGCCGTCGCGCTGGCGATGCCGCAGGCCGGCGTGTTGACGCGGGTGGCGCGCTCGGCAGTGCTCGAGACGCTGCATGAGGATTTTGCCCGCACAGCCGTCGCCAAGGGGCTTTCGCGCGGTGCCGTGCTGTGGCGGCATATCGTGCCGAACGCGCTGATCCCGATCCTCACCATGATCGGGCTGCAATTCACCTTTCTCGTCGCCGGCGCGGTGCTGGTGGAAAACGTCTTCAACCTGCCCGGCCTCGGGCGGTTGGCGCTGCAGGCGCTCTCCCAGCGCGACATCATCGTCATGCAGGACGTCGTGCTGTTCTTCGCCGCCCTCGTCATCCTGGTGAATTTCATCGTCGATCTCTCTTACCTCACGATCGATCCCAGGATGAGAAAGGCGGTTTGA
- a CDS encoding ABC transporter permease encodes MAPVVSTAVAGRRDLKLSRRMNLVSGAVIIGLLFAVALLSLVWTPLPPAKMQIIHKLQPPLAFGLLGTDQFGRDVLSMLMAGCWNSLSITVTAVAVGGTLGSIAGISAAAIRGPFEALLTRICDVIFALPPILSAMVLGAFLGPGRFTAITAIAVFMIPVFARVTLATSLQAWSRDYVMAARALGNTRLTISLRHVLPNIISQIIVHGAIQLGLAILTEAGLSFLGLGMAPPAPSWGRMLAEAQTYLALAPWLAILPGLAIALAVFGFNMLGDGLRDLLDPRETRP; translated from the coding sequence ATGGCTCCCGTCGTTTCCACCGCCGTTGCCGGCCGCCGCGACCTTAAACTTAGCCGGAGAATGAACCTGGTTTCCGGAGCCGTGATTATCGGCCTGCTGTTTGCCGTTGCGCTTCTATCGCTCGTCTGGACGCCGCTACCGCCGGCGAAAATGCAGATCATCCATAAGCTGCAGCCGCCGCTTGCCTTCGGCCTGCTCGGCACCGATCAGTTCGGCCGCGACGTGCTGTCGATGCTGATGGCGGGATGCTGGAATTCGCTGTCGATCACCGTCACGGCGGTTGCGGTCGGCGGGACGCTCGGCTCGATCGCCGGCATTTCCGCGGCGGCAATTCGCGGCCCTTTCGAAGCGCTGCTGACGCGCATCTGCGACGTCATCTTCGCACTGCCGCCGATCCTGTCGGCCATGGTGCTCGGCGCCTTTCTCGGGCCCGGGCGTTTCACGGCAATCACCGCGATCGCCGTCTTCATGATCCCGGTCTTTGCACGGGTGACACTGGCAACCTCGCTGCAGGCGTGGAGCCGCGACTATGTTATGGCGGCGCGCGCACTCGGCAATACGCGCCTGACCATTTCGCTGCGCCACGTGCTGCCGAACATCATCAGCCAGATTATCGTGCACGGCGCCATCCAGCTGGGGCTGGCGATCCTGACCGAAGCCGGTCTCAGTTTCCTCGGGCTCGGCATGGCGCCGCCGGCGCCGAGCTGGGGACGGATGCTGGCCGAGGCGCAAACCTATCTGGCGCTCGCGCCCTGGCTGGCGATCCTGCCCGGTCTTGCCATCGCGCTCGCAGTCTTCGGTTTCAACATGCTTGGCGACGGCTTGCGCGACCTTCTCGACCCGCGCGAGACGCGACCCTGA
- a CDS encoding NlpC/P60 family protein has protein sequence MTMLDRRLHAYRPDLAEARLEGKVEASRFVEGAPARVAIPVAALRPEPDLARGIDTELLLGEDVTVFDRAAGWCWVKAASDGYVGYLPAEALSQGRPVPTHIVTVQRTFLYPEPELRKPHQAILSMGSRVHVAGEAEARGNRYVVLEDGTAIFARHVQPIGALDAADYVEIAARFLETPYLWGGRSGLGIDCSGLVQLAMLMTGRDAPRDTDMQAAGLGRPIDRSEIRRGDLVFWKGHVAVFEDPETILHANGHSMTVARENFEAAVKRIGWLYEQPTGYRRPIG, from the coding sequence ATGACGATGCTCGACCGCCGCCTGCATGCCTATCGGCCCGATCTCGCCGAAGCGCGGCTCGAAGGCAAGGTGGAGGCGTCGCGCTTCGTCGAAGGCGCCCCGGCCCGCGTCGCCATTCCGGTCGCGGCCTTGCGCCCCGAACCCGATCTTGCGCGTGGCATCGATACCGAGCTGCTTCTCGGCGAGGATGTGACGGTTTTCGATCGCGCCGCCGGCTGGTGCTGGGTGAAAGCCGCTTCGGACGGCTACGTCGGATATCTCCCTGCAGAGGCGCTGTCGCAAGGCCGTCCGGTGCCGACCCATATCGTCACCGTCCAGCGCACCTTCCTCTATCCGGAACCGGAGCTGCGCAAACCCCACCAGGCCATCCTGTCGATGGGAAGCCGCGTCCATGTCGCCGGCGAGGCCGAAGCGCGCGGCAATCGCTATGTCGTGCTCGAGGATGGAACCGCGATCTTCGCCAGGCACGTCCAGCCGATCGGCGCGCTCGATGCCGCCGATTACGTCGAGATTGCAGCCCGTTTCCTGGAGACGCCCTATCTCTGGGGCGGACGCTCCGGCCTTGGCATCGATTGCTCCGGTCTCGTCCAGCTGGCGATGCTGATGACGGGCAGAGACGCGCCGCGCGATACCGACATGCAGGCAGCCGGCCTCGGCCGGCCGATCGACCGTTCCGAAATCCGCCGCGGCGACCTGGTGTTCTGGAAGGGCCATGTCGCCGTCTTCGAGGATCCGGAAACCATCCTCCACGCCAACGGCCACAGCATGACGGTGGCGCGCGAGAATTTCGAGGCTGCCGTCAAGCGCATCGGCTGGCTTTACGAGCAGCCGACCGGTTACCGCCGTCCGATCGGCTGA
- a CDS encoding MarR family transcriptional regulator, which produces MPIELTASQALGLWHGVALDQVRHDDRDLTLRQMAILLHIYLVPPPHTVRGLAATLEVTKPVITRALDTMGEMGLVDRVRDDADRRSVIIKRTVGGALYLEKLGDLVRDQARRLPL; this is translated from the coding sequence GTGCCGATCGAACTGACCGCCTCGCAGGCGCTGGGGCTCTGGCATGGCGTGGCGCTCGATCAGGTCCGCCACGATGACCGCGATTTGACGTTGCGCCAGATGGCGATCCTGCTGCATATTTATCTGGTGCCGCCGCCGCATACGGTGCGCGGGCTTGCCGCGACACTCGAGGTCACCAAGCCGGTCATTACCCGCGCCTTGGACACGATGGGTGAGATGGGCCTGGTCGATCGTGTGCGCGACGATGCCGACCGGCGCAGCGTGATCATCAAGCGCACCGTCGGCGGCGCGCTATACCTGGAAAAGCTCGGCGACCTCGTCCGTGATCAGGCCCGCCGGCTGCCGCTCTGA